The window GATGTCTTTCTCTAAAAATGTAATATTGCTATTCTTATTTCTGTCCTCCTATTCAGCGGAGCGCCCGTGGCGAGCTTCACCTGTGGGTGAACGGGCATGACTGTGGTGCAGCTGCCAGCGGTCTCCCGACGCGCCTCTGGGCAGTGGTGGACCTCTACGGCAAGTGTACGCAAGTGACGGTGGTGAGCTGCGAGCCGCCCTCCTCGATGGAGAGGGATACGGAGAGGGAGACGGTGGAGGGGCATGAGGTGGTGGTGTGCGGGGTCCGGGAGGGAGACACTGAGGATCTGACGTCAGTGGTGAATCTGGCAGCAGCGACAAACGGGACGACAGCGGAAGGTAGGAGTTGTTTTTGTTTGCAATGTTTATGTGTTAAAAGATAGGGTTCGTTGTGTCATTGTGTGAAAGGTTGTAGAAGTGTAAATAAGGGAAAGActgactcctgtctctctcactcttgttCCTTTATCTCAGTGCCGGAGCTCCCTCCTATTCACAACCGACCTGACAAGTTCCCCAACAACATAGAGCCTGAAACGGGTACGAAAATAAAACTCTCCAAGTCCCTACCTGAATATCTATTACATTTGGTCAATGATGCCACATTattgactctctctttctttccatttctctcttttctttctctcttttctgtctgtctttctttctctccccctgtagcTCTGACGGAGCACCAGCTCTTTGACGTGTTCAACAATGCCATCGTGTCCCTCTACCGCTCAGAGGACGAGGGCGGTGAAGGACGAGACCTGgggggaggaacagggacagactCTGGGACAGGAGGTAGAGGGGACAGGGGGAGCAGCAGTGGCGGGGGAGCTgtcaacagtaacagtagtaacagtgacaGCGGGGCCGGGACCGGCAATACCGGAAGCACCAATAACAGCCCCGCAGGAGGGGTGGGACTTGGGGCGGTGACGGGCGGGATGATGACCAATGACGCGCTGCTGTTCCATGAGAAGTGCGGTACGCTGATTAAGCtgagcaacaacaacaagacGGCGGAGAGGCGGAGGCCGCTGGATGAGTTCAACAACGGCGTGGTCATGACCAACCGGCCGCTCCGACACAACGAGATGTTTGAGGTGCGGCCAATGACCGGCTCCAATACTGAGATGTGAATGCTTAGAATGACAAAGCGCGCGGTTTAGAGAAAACAATAAAGAATACACGTGCTGTCATATTAATGATAAAACGCATGTATTGCTGACACCCGCTGTCATACCTGTTTACAAAATGTTTATCTGTTCGGACGGCGGGGTGAAGTGTCACCATTTTGCTATTACATCACAATTTAAGGCTGCTCCTCTTTATATGATAAAGCTGGAGGCTTCAGATTAGCCAATTAATATTCACGATGTTACTGCCACAGGCTGTGAATAGATAATTGCATTTGAATTTGCTGGATTGCAGCTTGATATGAATAATATATTGTAAATTGGTGAATGTTTCTATATTCTGGAGGATTCCGGGTGAGAGAATTCACTAGACACCAAAAGGACTGAAGCTGAGAGGGACTGCCTAAACTTGTCCAATAACAAACGCTTACTTAGGTTTTCTGTTGTCGCAAACCGCTTTGAGTGAAGACGCCCATGGTTTCTGTTGCCACAGATCCGTATAGATAAGCTGGTGGACAAGTGGTCGGGGTCGATTGAGATCGGCGTGACCACACACAACCCCAACAACCTGGACTACCCTGCCACAATGACAAATCTGCGCTCAggtatgtaacacacacacagaacggcAAGATGTATTATTCTGTGTGCAGTTTTTTGTGGAATAAATCATGTTACAGAACGTATTAagttcaacgtgtgtgtgtgtgtgtgtgtgtgtgtgtgtgtgtgtgtgtgtgtgtgtgtgtgtgtgtgtgtgtgtgtgtgtgtgtgtgtgtgtgtgtgtgtgtgtgtgtttcttgccTTCCCAGGTACAATCATGATGAGTGGCTGTGGGATCCTGACTAACGGCAAGGGGACCCGTCGGGAGTACTGTGAATTCAGCCTAGACGAACTGCAggtcagtaccacacacacacacacacacacacacacacacacacacacacacacacacacacacacacacacacacacacacacacacacacacacacacacacacacacacacaacctaacaGAGACACGCAGCCTCATGCCTTATGTGTCACTGTCTTCCAGGAAGGGGATCACATAGGCCTGATGCACAAGGCCAGCGGAGCTCTTCACTTCTACATCAATGGCATCGACCAAGGTGAGAGACACGCCAGGAGCGTCTGTCAATGTAACGAGGGATTGAATGTCTGTAGCGTGGCGTTGGAGGGATAGTCACTTGGTGCTCGTCCATTGCTATAGTAGTAACCTTGCGGCGACCGAAGGAGAGACAAACCATGAAGCGAAAATGCATTAAATATTAGATTTCATAACCATTTCAACAATCGTTGTTATTTGATGTATTGCTTACATAATTGTCATGCAGTGCTGATTTTTGCCCCGTACAATGTAAAAATCATGGTCGTTTCAAGAAATGTATAAAATTGCAAATCATTATCATATTTCATCAATGACCTCAATTTGACCTCTGACTCTGCCCCTAGGCGTGGCGGCGGCCCAGACACCTCCCATGGTCTACGGAGTGGTCGACCTCTACGGCATGGCGGTCAAGGTGACCATCGTCCACAATCACAACCACAGCGACCGTCTGCGTCGCAACAACGCCATAATGCGTGCGCTGTCCCCCGACGTGGGCCGCCCCCGGCCCGCCCTCTCCCTCACCGCCGACCCTGATGCCACTGACCGCCTCCTCTTCCACACCAACTGTGGGCAAAAGGCGGCCATCATCAGTGAAGGCAGGACTGCTCTTCGCCCTCAGTACGTAACCATGGCTTTGTTCCAAACAATATTATTACCAACTGTCTGTAAGATTGAAATGGTCAGTTTACGGCCCTTTCTGTATTTGTAGAAAAGGACCAGTCGACTCCGTAGACAGTTTAGGATAAGGATATAATTTTCAACATCAGAAATACAGATATTTGTTTTCTCTAGAAGTAATGGTGCACTCCTATTACACTCTCACAGGTCAGAAATAGGAGCTATTCTTATGTGATGACCTCTGACCTTGCCTCCGAGGCGTGGCAACATCATTGCAGTCCATTACCAACTCAATGACGACATtgtgcttgctctttggggtctaGGCCAGGCTATTGTAAAAGTACTTTTTGACTCTAGCTGATGTTAAAGGGCCTTTATCAATAATGATGTgtatgaatgtatgtatgtaggtGACATGCCTTATACAATATATTGCTAAATAGATAAAtgtataaattgatttgattgtgtGAATATTTCCTCGGACAGTGCGACGGACGACTTCAACCACGGCGTGGTCCTGAGTGGCCGTCCGCTGCGCTCCAACGAGGTGTTCCAGGTGCGCATCGACAAGATGGTGGACAAGTGGGCGGGCTCCATTGAGATTGGCGTGACCACGCACAACCCCGCCTACCTGCAGCTGCCCTCCACCATGACCAACCTGCGCTCAGGTATTACCATCCTCTTACCCCAAGACACCCCAAATAATACCAACCTCTTACCCCAGATAATACCATCCTCTTACCCCAGATAATACCATCCTCTTACCCCAGATAATACCATCCTCTTACCCCAGATAATACCATCCTCTTACCACAGATAATACCGGCCTCTTCTTTTTGGCTAGGTTGAGTTCCCACCTCATACCCTTTGAGCAGTGTCTATCGATAGGGGCTTTATTCATCTACTTTTTCATActccaatgtacagtatgtttggAAAGAGGTATAGATTGACTGATGTTTCTCAGGAACGTGGATGATGACCGGGAATGGAGTGATGCACAACGGAACCACCATACTGGACGAGTATGGACACAACCTGGACCGACTCAAAGTGAGTGGGAAATCTACTTTAGAGTCAGCCTTATATTATCAAACTCTACCTCCCCCCTTCTCTTTTTTTACCCCTGTTGCTCTCACGCTTTCCCTCACTATCAATATATGACACTATCATTTCACTACTTACTGCCTCTTGTGTTTCGTAGTTGTCAATTTAACACTCCGAGCTCTCCCCCAGGCGGGGGACACGGTGGGCGTGGTGCGTAAGGAAGACGGGAGCCTCCACTTCTTTGTGAACGGGGTGGCGCAGGGCCCGGCGGCGTGGAACGTCCCGCCCAGCGTCTACGCCGTGGTGGACCTCTACGGCCAGGCCGCACAGGCCACCATCATGGACGACATGGGTGAGTGGGATGGGGGGGTGTAGAGAGACAGgcgggaggaaggtagagaggttCACAAGAACATTCTAAGGGCTGCTAGTGTGTCAACTAACTTTTTGTCTCCACAACCATTCATGACtaaacccatctctctctctccccctctctagcGGACCTCCCCCCTCTCCCAGATGACAGCTCGGAGGGCCCCACTGTCATGTCGCCCGGCAGCCCATGCTCGGTTGCCGGGGGCAACAGTGCCAACGACCTGCGCTTCCACCAGCTGCACGGCACCAACGCCGTGATCACCAACGGGGGGCGCACTGCCCTCAGACAGAACTGTCGCTCAGAGTTCAACGACGCCATCGTCATCTCCAACAGGtcagtgtgacacacacacacaatcgtaATTTCCAATAGGTCaaaaagcaaacacacacacacacacacacatcacttgTGTGTGTCAAGACTGTGTGTTGTCCATTGCTAGGTGCCTTCGAGACGGAGAGCTCTTTGAGATAGTCATTCAGAAGATGGTGGACCGTTGGTCGGGGTCAATAGAAGCAGGTAAGATAATGGCAGGTAAGGCGTCTCTATTTTACCCCTCTCAAACTTCACACAGCCCTATCCACACCCACAGCAGAGGGGTgatgtgtttgtctctgtgtgttctgtccagGTGTGACTTCCATCAGGCCAGAAGAGCTGGAGTTTCCTAACACCATGACGGATATAGACTACGACACCTGGATGCTTAGGTAAGGGTTTATGTTTGTTTGTGTTCAAACCCAGGTGTCCTGCTGCGCGCCTGGGAGCTAATGAAACGTTGTCAGGTCTCTTTGGACATGCGTGGTTCACCTAGCTGTCTTTGTTATGCCTGAAGAAACAGTAATTCAAACGTTTTATCTCCCCCCTCGCACTCCAGTGGCACGGCCATCATGCAGGACGGCAACACCATGCGTAACAACTACGGCTGTGACCTGGACTCCCTGACCACGGGCAGTAGGATCGGCATGATGCGCTCGGCCACCGGCGACCTCCACTACTACATCAATGGGGTGGACCAGGGTGTGGCCTGCACCGGACTGCCGCCAGATAAAGGTGAGTGGAACCAGTTGTCATGTACATCTTATCACAACCCCATGTACAGTGCCctcaagtattcagaccccttgactttttccacattttgttaccttacggcctaattctaaaatggattaaattgttttgtccccctcatcaatctacacacaatactccataatgaccaAGCAAATATGGGttgagacatttttgctaatttgttacaaataaaaaaactgatagtccttctgtagctcagttggtagagcatggcgcttgtaacgccagggtagtgggttcgattcccgggaccacccatacgtagaatgtatgcacacatgactaagtcgctttggataaaagcgtctgctaaatggcatatatatatatatacatgcgtattcagaccttttactcagtactttgtttaagcacctttggcagcgattacagcattgagtcttcttgggtatgacgctacaagcttggcagacctgtatttggtgagtttctcccattcttctctgtaaatcctctcaagctctgtcatgttggatgtggagcgtcgctggacagctatttttaggtctctccagaggtgttTGATAGGGTTTATGACCGGGCTCTgtctgggctactcaaggacattcagagacttgtcccgaagccactcctgcattgtcttggctgtgtgcttagggttgttgtcctgttggaagctgaaccttcgccccagtctgaggttctgagcaggttttcatcaatgatctctctgtacattgctctgttagtctctgccgctgaacaacatcccgacactgccaccaccatgcttcaccgtacagatggtgccaggtgtcctccagactTGATGCGTGGCATTCAGGCCTAAGAGTTCAgtcttggcttcatcagaccagagaatctttaggtgccttttggcaaactccaggcgGGCTGTCGTGTCTTTTACTGAGgcttcagagatggttgtccttctggaaggttctcccatctccacagaggaactctagagctctgtcagagtgaccatcgggttcttggtcacttccctgaccaaggcccttctctgaTTTGAATccgtttggctgggcggccagttctaggaagagtcttggtggttccaaacttcttccatgtaagaatgatggaggccactgtgttcttggactttcaatgctgcagacattttttggtacctttccccagatctgtgcttcgacacaatcctgtctcggagctctaccgacaattccttcgacctcatggcttggtttttgctctgacatgcaccgtcaactgtgggacattttATATAGACCTGTGTCccgttccaaatcatgtccaatcaatttaatttaccacaggtggactccaagttgtagaaacatctcaagaataatcaatggaaacaggatgcagctgagttcaatttcgagtctcatagcaaagggtctgaatacttatgtaaataaggtatttctattttatttgcaaaaatgtctaaacctgcttttgctttgtcattatagggtattgtgtgtcgattgtggaaaaagtcaaggggtctcaaTACTTTTCCGACGGCACTGTATGTGCTAGGGTTCTCATGAATTGATTAGAATGGAATTGATAGTGTCCTGTAGCCATtcctgcgctgtcttggctgtTTGCTAAGGGTCTTTTTAGTTAGCTGCCACAAGCATCTCTGAATAAATACACTTAGCAGCTCTTTTATGCTAAAATATCACTGCTATTTAGTTATTTTACTTTTTATTTATCAATATTTGTctcattaagattaattgtcttTGTCAAGGGAGACTTTCCAAaacactctccttccctccctccattagaGGTGTATGCGGTGATAGACCTGTACGGTCAGTGTGTCCAGGTGTCCATCACCAGTTCCTCTGGCCCTCTGGACAACAGTCTGTGTACCAGCAACATAACAGAGAAGAGCTTCCCCATACACTCACCAGGTACGCACCACGGacgtgtgtgttttctctcaggtTCCGGATTGAAGAAAATTGTTAAACAACTGACCGCAAATGAACTGTCTCACATCGCCTTTTCCCCTGTGCGTGTGTCtctttctgtatgtgtgtgtgtgtagtggcagGCGTGGCCCACCGGCTTCACAGTAAACATGGTAAGAACGTGGTTCTGCTGGGCGAGGGCTGCCAGGCCGTCCGGGTAGGAGGATACGCTCATGGCATCGTCTTCAGTGCCAAGGAACTCAAAACAGACGAATTGTTTGAGGTGAGCCAAGGCAGGGGGAATACCATGGAGAGGTATTCAAGGTGTGAAAGTAGAGTTGCTGGGGTGGAGTTTAGCatcgtttttttttttgtgaaggtcttatacagtgccttcggaaagtattcagaccccttgactttttccacattttgttaagttacagccatattctaaaatgtattcattaaatgttttcctcatcaatctacacaataccccataatgacaaagggaaaacaagtttattttgacattttttaaaatgtatttaaaaaacaagaaccGATACCTTTGCcatgagatttgaaattgagctcaggtgaattctgtttccattgatcatccttcagatgtttctacaacttgattggagtccacctgtggtaaattcaattgattggacataatttggaaaggcacacacctgtctatataaggtcccacagttgacagtgtatgtcagagcaaaaaccaaaccatgaggtcgaaggaattgtacatagagctcagacaggattgtgtcgcggcacatctggggaagggtaccaaaaaatgtctgcagcattgaaggcccccaagaacacagtggcctccatcatttttacatggaagaagtttggaaccaactgagaaatcgggggggccttggtctgggaggtgaccaagaacccgatgggcactctgacagagctccagagttcctctgtggagatgggagattcTTGATCTCAATGATCTCtacaacactccaccaatcaggccagacgaaagccactcctcagtaaaagtcacatgacagcccgcttggagtttgccaaaaggcacctaaaggactctcggcccatgagaaacaagattctctgatctgatgaatcCAAGgtcgaactctttggcctgaatgccaagcgtcacgtcttgaCATCTGGCACCATCTTTACGGTGAAAcattgtggcagcatcatgccgtggggatgttttacagtggcagggactgggagactcgtcagggtcaagggaaagatgaacggagcaaagtacaaagagatcattgatgaaaacctgcttcagagcactcCAGACCTCCggtggggcgaaggttcaccttccaacaggacaacgaccctaagtaaaCTGCAAAGACcccgaaggagtggcttcggggaaagtctctgaatgtcattgagcagcccagccagagcccggacttgaacccattcgaacatctctggagagaactgaaaatggctctgcagtgacactccccatccaacctgacagagcttgagaggatctgtagagaagaatgggagaaactcaccaaatacagttgtgccaagcttgtagcgtcatacccaagaagacttgaggctgccaaaggtgctttaacaaagtactaaATAAAGGatcggaatacttatgtaaatgtaatatttcatatctatttttaatacatttgcaaaaatttctaaaaaccagtttttactttgtcattatgaggtattgtgtgtagaatgatgaagaaaaaactatttcatcaattttagaatacggctgtaacaaaatgtggaaaaagtcaaggggtctgaatactttcccgaatgcactgtaggtgatTGTAATTGAGGAattgtaaatttaaaaaatgttccaTCCAGAAAAACAAGTGAATTCTTTAACTCCATTTTTGCCATCACTAGtactcatcctcttcttcctctctcttcttcctttccCACCATCCCAACCCCCAGGTGAAGATAGACGAGGTAGATAACCAGTGGTCTGGTTCCCTCCACATGGGTCTGACTAGCCTGGCCCCCCCAGAGCTGCCCTCCTGCCCCATGTCGGGCCTGTCACCCTCCCTCACACAGCTCCGCGCCAAGGTCACCTGGCTGCTggcagggtcagaggtcagacgcAATGGGGTCCTCCAAAGACAGAACTACGGGGCATCCCTGGACAGATTGACGgtgagagaaggagtggagaaggAACAACGTGTCAGAGAGAACTTGGGTGTAAAGATGGTGACTAGAGTGTTGTGAAAAACTATCCAAAAAGTAGGCAGAGACTATTGGAGTATAATAATGAACCTATAATCAAGCAGCTTCAGGGGAGATCCATCTCTGAGCATAGTCAGAGAAAGAACTCTCCTGCAGCTACTTGATTTAAAGGTCCATTATTATACTCTCAATAATCTCTAGAAAAATGTGTGCATTTGGAACGGATAGAAGGATCGCAATGAGTACAGAAATTGGCAAGTGTGTACTGGTAATGGGATGGGTACTGAGATGAATTCTCTGTGTCTAGGTGGGGAACCGCGTGGGCGTGAAGAGATGCAGTGATGACACAATGCACGTCCTCATCGACGGAGAGGACATGGGAACAGCTGCTACCGCTGTggccaaggtacacacacacacacacacacacacacacacacacacacacacacacacgagtatgCTCAAttaacacgcacacaaacacttcATGAACGTACAAACTGTTCTCTCATCCACACACATCATATGTGTTcaattctcacacacacacacaccacaccaccccaccccactaacccccacctctttctcccctccctgtagaatgtcTATGCGGTGCTGGACCTGTATGGTCGTGTGACTGCTGTGTCCATTGTCAGTTCCTCAGTGCTGGAGGATGCAGAAAGCATCAaggccccctccctctcctcagacagCTGCAGCGATGGCGAGGAGGACAGCACGccggtgagagagacagagggatgtagtggGATGGGAGACTGCGGGATGTAGTGGGATGGGAGACTGCGGGATGTAGTGGGATGGGAGACTGCGGGATGTAGTGGGATGGGAGACTGCGGGATGTAGTGGGATGGGAGACTGCGGGATGTAGTGGGATGGGAGACTGCGGGATGTAGTGGGATGGGAGACTGCGGGATGTAGTGGGATGGGAGACTGCGGGATGTAGTGGGACGGGAGACTGCGGGGTGTAGTGGGACGGGAGACTGCGGGATGTAGCGGGATGGGAGACTGCGGGATGGGAGACTGCGGGGATGTAGTGGGATGGGAGACTGTGGGATGTAGTGGGATGGGAGACTGGGGGATGTGAGTAGCGGGACGGGAGACTGCGGGATGGGAGACTGCGGGGATGGGAGACTGTGGGATGGGAGACTGGGGATGGGAGACTGTGGGATGGGAGACTGTGGGATGGGAGACTGTGGGATGGGAGACTGTGGGATGGGAGACTGTGGGATGGGAGACTGTGGGATGGGAGACTGTGGGATGGGAGACTGTGGGATGGGAGACTGTGGGATGGGAGACTGTGGGATGGGAGACTGCGGGATGGGAGACTGCGGGATGTAGTGGGATGGGAGACTACGGGATGGGAAGGCGAGACAGTTGGACAGCATGTTTTTGCCTGGACCAAATATCTCCAAGTACAGTAGGAAGCCAGCATTTGTTCCACAGGTGGTTTAAGATAAGCACGAATTGAGCAACTGAAGTAAACATTAGCTTGTTGATTTACCTCTCTCTcgcgcccccccccccaatctatCCATCAGGTTGGGAGCAGTAAGCTAGCCCTGGTGCCCAACACTGTCATGGCCTTCCTGGAGAACCATGGGAAGAACATCCAGCTGTCCAATCAGAACCTGACGGCCGCCCGTGTCTCCAGCTACAACCAGGGCCTTCTGGTCACAGCACAACCCCTGCCCAGACAACAACTGTTCCAGGTAGCtacactgttgtgtgtgtgtgtgtgtgtgtgtttcaggattTTTTGATTGGGGCAGCGTCGTTGTTTAGGGACACATTATATATTATAGTGCTTTCTGTCGCTATTGTTTGTGACTGACAGTCCGAATGTCTCTGTTGCCATAGTTTCAGATCGACCGCCTGAACCCGTCGTGGACGTCGTCCTTGTCACTAGGGGTGATAGGTCACTCCCCCGACCGCCTCAACTTTCCCTCCACGGCGTGCTGTCTGAAACGCTCTGCCTGGCTGCTGCAGAGAGACTCTGTCTTCCACAACTCACTGAAGGTACTGGAGTCGCTGTCTCCCACTCAGCTCCCTTCACAACTCACTTTCTACTTTTGAGAACATTATGTCATTTCAAATGAACAACCTGATTGATTGTTTGATtagtcctctttctctttcccttccctccacttcaccaccccttcctccatcccagaTCTGTGAGAACTATGGTCCTAACCTGGACACATGTCCAGAGGGTACAGTATTGGGTCTACTAGTGGATGGGAACAGCTGTCTGCACCTCCATGTGAACGGGATGGACCAGGGGGTAGCAGCCCAGGACATCCCCACCCCCTGCTACCCCCTCATAGACCTCTATGGGCAGTGTGAACAGGTACGTCTGTCACCCTCCCACCCAAAACCGTCTGAATCTGAAGAGGATGAGGAAGGTAATTTCTACTTGCTTAGTGTAGCCACTGATATAACCCCCGGTAATGCATTTTAATGATGATTAACAGACCCAGTGGAAAACCAAACATCCCTCTgcgttaaaaaaataaaataaaataaataatgactTCTACACAAACACAGGGTGTTTCCCAAAtgattccctatatggtgcactacctttgacccgAGCCCTATAGCCcctggtagtagtgcactataaagggagtagggtgccattttagacgAGTCCTACTCAGATCCACTTTTAGATCAGTAGCTAGGAACTAATCTGCTAGTATGTTGCTCTATGTTCTCTAATCCTGAAATACTTCCACCTGGCCGAAGTCATAATCCCAATCTCATTTAGACACTCCATCCCTCAGTAGGTTTAATAATCTGTCGCCCGGCCTGGCCCTGTACAACGTAATCTGTTGTCACACTTCCTGAGGGCCGACCGAAGTCAAGTCAGTGACACGCTCTGATGTCGTTGGCAGGTTACAATCGTGACTGACAACGTGCCAACCGTGGGAGGGGAGAGCGGTGAGGCGCGTTGCCAAGGCGACATGGAGAAGGCGGACATGGTTGACGGTGAGAAGACGATGATGTCAACTCATTGCAGGCCTTTTACAGTTGATGTTCAAAATGTCTTTCATATTAAATGTTACTTTCATGTGTTCTGTAGATGCAAAGTTGACCAAGTTATTGTCCTTGTTGGCATCACGTTCTTTGACAGTAAAACGTTTTGACTTCTAAGTAATATCAAGCTCTGTTGTCATCTCTTATTGGCCTCAACCGGTGCTACCCTTTTGACCTTTGCTATCTGACCTCCAGGGATCAAAGAGAGTGTGTGCTGGACGCCCCCTCCAGAGGTCAACCCCAACAAGACCTGTGAATATCAGGCCCTGTGCTCGCGCTTCAAGGACCTGCTCACGCTGCCAGGTGAGTATCCCACacactttttacatttttttaaagctaAACCTTCTTTTTGCCTGATTAACCTCTGGTGGCAGAGCATTCCATGATGACATGGCTCGATATATAACTGAACGACGCATtaaatctgttttttttgttttgggtACAGTAAAGAACCCATAGTGGCCTGTCTGGTGGAGTATGTATGTCTGTTTTGAAGTGTATGCAATAGATTAGACAAGTGGTTAGCCATTTTCAACACACAAATGTTTAT of the Oncorhynchus gorbuscha isolate QuinsamMale2020 ecotype Even-year linkage group LG25, OgorEven_v1.0, whole genome shotgun sequence genome contains:
- the LOC124013963 gene encoding neuralized-like protein 4 isoform X2, encoding MAAELHPRSGKLIGLSNSNRTAQRNQPVQEFNHGLVLSREPLRDRDVFTVRIDKKVNSWSGSVEIGVTALDPACLDFPSSATGLKGGSWIVSGCSVLRDGRSVLEEYGRDLDQLAEGDRVGIQRSARGELHLWVNGHDCGAAASGLPTRLWAVVDLYGKCTQVTVVSCEPPSSMERDTERETVEGHEVVVCGVREGDTEDLTSVVNLAAATNGTTAEVPELPPIHNRPDKFPNNIEPETALTEHQLFDVFNNAIVSLYRSEDEGGEGRDLGGGTGTDSGTGGRGDRGSSSGGGAVNSNSSNSDSGAGTGNTGSTNNSPAGGVGLGAVTGGMMTNDALLFHEKCGTLIKLSNNNKTAERRRPLDEFNNGVVMTNRPLRHNEMFEIRIDKLVDKWSGSIEIGVTTHNPNNLDYPATMTNLRSGTIMMSGCGILTNGKGTRREYCEFSLDELQEGDHIGLMHKASGALHFYINGIDQGVAAAQTPPMVYGVVDLYGMAVKVTIVHNHNHSDRLRRNNAIMRALSPDVGRPRPALSLTADPDATDRLLFHTNCGQKAAIISEGRTALRPHATDDFNHGVVLSGRPLRSNEVFQVRIDKMVDKWAGSIEIGVTTHNPAYLQLPSTMTNLRSGTWMMTGNGVMHNGTTILDEYGHNLDRLKAGDTVGVVRKEDGSLHFFVNGVAQGPAAWNVPPSVYAVVDLYGQAAQATIMDDMADLPPLPDDSSEGPTVMSPGSPCSVAGGNSANDLRFHQLHGTNAVITNGGRTALRQNCRSEFNDAIVISNRCLRDGELFEIVIQKMVDRWSGSIEAGVTSIRPEELEFPNTMTDIDYDTWMLSGTAIMQDGNTMRNNYGCDLDSLTTGSRIGMMRSATGDLHYYINGVDQGVACTGLPPDKEVYAVIDLYGQCVQVSITSSSGPLDNSLCTSNITEKSFPIHSPVAGVAHRLHSKHGKNVVLLGEGCQAVRVGGYAHGIVFSAKELKTDELFEVKIDEVDNQWSGSLHMGLTSLAPPELPSCPMSGLSPSLTQLRAKVTWLLAGSEVRRNGVLQRQNYGASLDRLTVGNRVGVKRCSDDTMHVLIDGEDMGTAATAVAKNVYAVLDLYGRVTAVSIVSSSVLEDAESIKAPSLSSDSCSDGEEDSTPVGSSKLALVPNTVMAFLENHGKNIQLSNQNLTAARVSSYNQGLLVTAQPLPRQQLFQFQIDRLNPSWTSSLSLGVIGHSPDRLNFPSTACCLKRSAWLLQRDSVFHNSLKICENYGPNLDTCPEGTVLGLLVDGNSCLHLHVNGMDQGVAAQDIPTPCYPLIDLYGQCEQVTIVTDNVPTVGGESGEARCQGDMEKADMVDGIKESVCWTPPPEVNPNKTCEYQALCSRFKDLLTLPDGYFNEDAKYNLCYCESCHKLRGDESYYKRGEPPRDYALPFGWCRFALRIKAHCEVSSAFKKWHIAYHGTSVGALRRTLDHAQLLSGTSSIFSVSPAKMEGPNGYSEPEENSNSLPDRERDKEVPRVQLSPTMRYSGLEMFAPKVQFRDPRSHCCHQAQVGFQVCVRPGSYKVGPQNLGASEPLDPRFSNTEIEWITKEQGGTLLYGLLIRVE